The window AAAGCACGACTGGAAATCTTCAAAGTACACACCAAAAACATGCCACTGGCAGACGATGTGGACCTGGAATACCTGGCCAAAAACACCGAAAAATATGTGGGTGCAGATATCGAAGCCGTGTGCCGGGAAGCAGTCATGTTGACACTGAGAGAAGACCTTAAAGCTGAATCAGTGAAGATGAAACAATTCAAAGAGGCCATGAAAAAGGTAAAAACTGAAGAAAAAGTGGACATGGTACAGTATCACTAAGATGTTTACTCAAATCCCCTACACCCTATAAATCCATTAAAGGAGAAGATTCCAATACAATAATATGGGATCTTCTCCTTTTTTTTATTTTTCTAACTCTTTTTTTATTTGGGTCAGGTTAAGTTATGGTCAATTAAACAGGAAGACTATTATATAATTGATAGGGCAAGTATAATCTATAATCAAAAAATCAATTATTTATCTAATTATTTAACGAGGATGTAACGGTGATAAAATGCCTTATAAAGTAAAAGATATGGATTTAGCCCCTCAGGGTAGAAAGAAGATTGAATGGGTCCAGAAACACATGCCGGTACTGGAAACCATTAAAAAACGTTTCGAAAAGGAAAAACCCTTTGAGGGAATTACAATAGGCTCCTGTTTACATCTGGAACCCAAAACCATTAATCTGGGACTAACTCTCCAGGCTGGAGGGGCAGAAGTCGCAATGACTGGCTGTAACCCACTTTCAACCCAGGATGATGCCACCGCAGCTGGTGCCAGTTTAGGGCTTAACATGTATGGCTGGAGAGAGCAAACCAACGAAGAATACTACCAGACCATTAACATGGTCCTGGATCATAAACCCGATGTAATCATAGATGACGGGGCAGACATGATCTTCATGCTCCACAAAGAACGCAGAGATGCGCTGGGAAAAATTAGAGGAGCATGTGAGGAAACCACCACAGGAATTCACCGTTTGAAATCCATGCACGCTGATGGGGCTCTCAAATTCCCGGTAATAGCAGTTAACGATGCATACACCAAATACCTCTTTGATAACCGTTATGGAACCGGACAATCAACCTTTGACTCCATCATGGGATCCACAAACATCCTAATCGCCGGTAAAAACGTAGTGGTATGTGGTTATGGCTGGTGTGGCAGGGGAATAGCCATGCGTGCTGATGGATTAGGAGCCAACGTCATAGTCACAGAAATAGATCCAATAAGGGCATTAGAAGCCCGTATGGATGGATACAGGGTGATGCCTGTTAGGGAAGCTGTTAAACACGCTGACATCCTGATAACTGCCACGGGTAATATCGATATTGTCACTGAAGAGGATTTTAAGGTAATGAAAGATGGTTGTATAATGGCTAACTCTGGCCACTTTAACGTGGAAATAAACCGTGAAGACCTGGACCAGCTGGCAGTAAAACAACAAAATGTCAAACCAGACATTGAAGAATTTGTAATGAAGGATGGTCGAAAGGTATACCTCCTTGCAGAAGGCAGACTGGTTAATCTCGCTGGTGAAAGGGGACAGGGACATCCTGCTGAGATAATGGATCTGAGTTTCGCCATGCAGGCGTTATCTGCCAAGCAACTGGTGGAGACCCAGATGGAAATAGGAGTGCACAAAACCCCAGATGAATCAGACATGCACGTGGCCAGACTCAAATTAGAAGCAATGGGTATTGAAATTGATAACTTAACAGAAAGGCAGGAAGAATATCTGGAAGGATGGGAAGAAGGCACGTAAAGGGAATTAAAATAATGGAAGCAGATTTCTTTAAGATAATCGGTGAGAATAACCCTTCACGCCTTTTTATTGGTGGTTTGCATGGTAAGGAAGGATTAAGTACCATCCATGCAATCCAAACCATTGAAAACTTAGATCTTAAAAAAGGCGGTCTGATTTTATGCAACATGCCAGCCAGCCCCTACCTCAGCACTCTGGATCCTATTTACTACCTTTCAATGGCCGGAAAAAATGTTATAGCTCTTATAAAGGAATATAAACCAGAAATATACTTGGAATTGCATTGTTATCGCCAAAATAAAAAATCAAAACTCACAGGCCCTGAAAGAATGGAAATTTCTGGAGTTCCAGGACTTGTGGAACTTGAAGAAAGTGTTTTAATAGGTTCCACATCGCCCCTTATTCGTTCTGTATTTTTCAAACTGTATGATTTTCCTTTCATTCTGGAAATGCCATGCAACCCTCCATCAGAATCACTGGAAGTATGTCATAAAATCATGAAAATAGCTGCAAAATCCAGTAATCGTTTGGAAATAATGGAAAAAATAGGCGAAATATATCCCCATCAGGTAGAACGTTTGAAAGATTACTTTGATGAATTCTCCCATAATTTCTGGCCAGCCTTTCAGGAACTTAAGAAAAAAACCCAGAAAATTGATTTGAATAGTTATGATGAACTTGATGAATTAATAAGAGAAGTAGTTGCAGAGGGAAACTATGATCTTAATCAGGTGCAAATAAAACAGTTGAGTCAGGCATACGTTATTTTTCGAGAGTATGGGTGATATTTTTTGGCGTTTTTCAAAATCATTGATAAAGGAATGGGCATAACCCGACTTTTTCTAGGAGGAGTTCATGGAAAAGAGGGCCATAGCACCATATATGCCCTTCAGGAAATCAGAAATGATGATGTTACCTCAGGGAAGCTGGTAATTCATAATTGTGATGAAAGCCCATATGTGAGCACTCTTGATCCGGATTACTATCAATCAAGGGTGGGGAAAGAAGTACTGTATTTAATAAGCAGTTATCATCCAAAAATATATGTGGAAGCCCACTGTTACAGGAATGAAAATTATCTAAAGCTCACATCACCACATCGATGGACCGAATCAAAAGTTCCACCTTTAATTGAACTTGAAAGCGGAGTTTTAATTGGTTCTGCATCTCCCCTCATCAGAACCAGTATCTTTGCAAAAGACGATGTTTGCATCACTCTTGAAATGCCGTGTAAACCTACAAAAAAGACATTAGATGTTTATATTAATGTTTTAAGGAGTATTGCTGCATCTGGAAGTCGAGATGAACTGGAAAAGCGTATGATGGATCTCTATCCCAATCAGGTTGAAACTGCAAAAAAATATGCAAAGGAGTTTTTTGGGAATTACCCACCGTTTTAGTCCACATCTTGTTTTTATGATTAAAAATCAATTCCTATCAATATCAAAAAGAAGATTTATTCCTATTTATTACCAAAAATTGAATTTATTCCTTTTTATTATTTAAAATAAAATTAATTCGTCTTTATTATTAAAAATAAAAACAATCCCTCTTTATCATCTAAAACTAATCTTTATTGTTAAAACCATTGTTCTAAACTACTCTGGGTGCTCTCCAATTTTTTGAGTTTCCCAACAGCACTCAGTACTCTGTCTTCAGAAAAATCATGTTCTCCGCAGAGGAAATCCACGATGCCCTGCTGTTCAGTGTTTCCCCATTTTAATTGATAGTTTGATTCAACTTCATGTTTCAGGAACATGTCACGCAAAAGAGTAGGATCAACATCAAGCTCGATATCCAGGGCTTCCAGAATTTTAAATATGTTGCCATGTTTTTTGATGAGTTTCAAACCCTTTTTAGCCCCAATACCTTTAATTCCCTGGTTGAAGTCTGTGCCCACCATTATAGCCAGGTCAACCAGTTGTTCACGTGTTATATCCAGGGTTTTTAGGATTTTTCCCAGTTCAATGATTTCAGGATTGTTCTGATTCCCGCTGATTGTAAGGTTTTTCACCATTCTAGGTGCTCCGAAGAGCATACAATCATAATCCTGGGAAGCAACACACCATGCATCGCCACAAGCCACCATATATGATGCTTGGGCTTCTCCTTCTCCTTTTGCCTGGATGTATGGGATGCCCATGAGTTTGATAAGTTTTTTTGAGCCTTCTACGATTTCAGGTGACATGCGGGATGATCTAACTGCATATTTCCTGGCATCTTCCATGCGACCTTCTTCCAGAGCTTCTTTCCATTTTTTTTCAGACTCTTTTTTTACTTCGGCACGTTTTTGTTGAGTTTCTTTTTTAAGGGCACTGGACTGACCATCAAAAACATAGATTGGTTTGATTCCTTTTTCAATAAGGGATGATGTACGGTACAAAATTCCACTGAAATGAGAGGTAACCCTTCCATTCTCATCACGAAGTGGAGTTCCATCGTACTGGCGGATACTGGATAGGAACTGGTATATGACGTTAGCAGCATCCAGTGCCACTACTTTACCATCTAAATCATTGAAACTAATCTCTTCTGGAGATACAATGTCTTTAAATTTCACACCCATAATGATACACCACCATTAGCTTCTATCATATTGTATTAGCTTTTATCATAACCCATTAGATCCTATCCTGGAACTATATGACTAACAGGAAATTAACCTATAAACTCATTTAATCGGTGAACAGATCACAGGGAAAGGTTTCCATCAACCATACCAGCACCTGGTCCTTGTGAATTATATTATAGGTCCTGGTTAGCATAGGGGAGTTTGTTTTGAAGATATCCACCATTTCGGGGTCAGATTCCTCCAATGAAACAGTTTTTATCTCCCGACGAGACTCAATATTGTGCTTCCTGAGAATACGACCAATAGGGATATCGGCTCGAATCAGGTCTTCTCTAAAATCATCGTCCAATCTTTCAACTGGTATTAAGGATATGGCATAAATCAAGGGTTCTTTTCCTTCAATAACCACTACCCTATAGTTAATGGTGGCACCTTCATCCACATCCAAAAGAAAAGCTGTTTCTGCATCAGCTTTCCTGAATTCCTGCACCAGAGTCCTGATATTCACATGACCCTTAAGCACATCAAGGATGGTAGTAACTGATCCATCAGTGGCCAGAAGTATCTTCTGAGCACTTGAAAGATTTCCTAACTCTTGTTCAATGTCTTGTATTCCTTCAAAGATTTTTTGGTCCATTTTCATTCACTGGGATCGCTTATTTCACCGTGAATGGCAGAGTAAGCCACTACTTCCGGGTTGGCCAGATACACTTCTGATAGGGGATCACCCATACGACCTACGAAGTTACGGTTAGTGGTGGATATACACACCTCTCCCGCAGTTAAAGCACCCATATGGGCACCTAAACAGGGTCCGCATCCAGGGTTGATGATTATTGCCCCTGCACTGAGAAATGTGTCAATTATACCTTCAGCAATTGCTTTCTGATAGATCCGGCGGGAAGCCGGAGACACGATGAGTCTAACATCTTGATGAACTTTTGCATTTTCCAGGACACCAGCAGCCTGGCGCAGATCCTCCAACCTGCCATTGGTACATGAACCAATAAAGGCCTGGTCAATGGTCCTGCCAGAAATTTGAGAAACAGGATAAACATTGTCAACGTTATGGGGACATGCTACTTGGGGTTCTAGATCATCCACTTGGAAATGGTAGGATTTTTCATATATAGAATCTTCATCTGAACGGAATATTTGGAAATCATGCACATTTCGTTTTTTTAGGAAATCTAAAGTTGCAGAGTTGGGTTCCATTATACCATTTTTTGCCCCGCATTCCACTGCCATGTTGCACATGGTCATCCTACCGGGAACACCCATATTCTGGATGGTAGGTCCAGAAAATTCTAACGACTTATAGGTAGCACCATAAGATCCTATGGTACTTATAATATGAAGTATCAGGTCTTTAGGTGCAACATGATCCCTTAACGTACCCTGAACTTCTATTTTAAATGCTTCAGGAACCATGAACCATGTTTTACCAGTTGCAAAAACCATTGCAATATCAGTGGCACCCATACCCGTGGCGAAAGCCCCGAAAGCCCCGTAAGTGCATGTGTGGGAATCAGCACCTACTATAACGGTACCTGGCTTCACAAAACCTTCTTCTGGAAGTACTTGGTGGCATATTCCTTCTCCATGGGTGTAGATATTTTTGATGCCCTGTTTTTTGGCAAAATCACGGGCAATCCTCTGAAATTCTGCTGAACCAATTATATTCGCCGGTACGTTGTGATCGAATACAATGACAATTTTATCTGGATCCCACACGTTCTCAGCAATCTTATTGAAGGTGTGGATGGTGGGTGTTGATGTACCATCATGGGTCATGGCCAGATCCACCCTGGCCTCAATGATCTCTCCAGGTTGAACCTTTTTAACGCCATAAGCGTTTGCAAGTATTTTTTCAGTAATATTCATGAATATAACACCATAATGTCATTACAGGCAGTTTAATAAGTCTTCACTGGTCTTCGTTGAACTAAGTTGATGACCCTATTTACTATTTCTATTAAAATCTGAATGGACCCCTTACTGAGCGCACGATCTCATTAAAAAGATCATCATTGATGTATTTTCCTCTTTCCCGTTTTTGTTTAACTTTTTCCACGATTTCGCACAGTTCGTCACGGCTCACATTAATTCCGCACTCATCAAGTTTGGCTTTCACTGCTCGGCATCCGGAGTGTTTTCCCAAAACAATTCGTCGCTGATGGCCAATTAGTTCTGGTATGAAAGGCTCATAGGTTAATGGTTCTTCAAGAACTGCGTCTACGTGTATACCTGACTCGTGTCTGAAAACGTTTTTACCCACAATGGGTTTGTTATAGGGCACTTTCATGTTGGTAAGTTCTTCTACCAGTTGTGAGAGTTCGTAGAATGTACTAATATCAAATCCAAGATCTACACCATAAATAAGAAGCAGAGTCATTACCATTTCTTCTAAGGAAGTGTTTCCTGCTCTTTCTCCAATTCCATTTACAGTAGTTGAAACTGCATCTGCACCAGCCAGTAAACCTGAAATACAATTGGATAGGGCCATTCCAAAATCATTGTGGCAATGTAATGCTATTTCGGTATTTATTTCTTTTTTTAACTCTCGGACCAGGTAATCCATACCCTGAGGGCTTATTGCACCTACAGTGTCTGCTATATGTACCCGATCAACTCCATAAAGCTCTGCTCGGCTGTATATGTTTTTCAAAAAGTCCAGGTCAGTACGGGTTGCATCTTCTGCTGAGAATGCCACAAATAATCCATGGTCTTTGGCATGTTCAATAGAGTTCATGCAGATGTTTAGAGCATCATCTTGGTCAATTCTTAATTTATGTTTTAGGTGAAGTGCAGATGTTCCCATAAAAGTGATTATACCATCCACATCACAATCAATTGCTGTGTCAATGTCTTCTTTTTTGGTACGGGAGAGAACCAGGATTTGTGCATCTAGATCCTCTGCTACAATGGCTTTTACGGAACGATTTTCCTCTTGGGAAACAACTGGAAAACCAGCTTCAATCTGGTGTAATCCCAGTTCATCTAATTTACGTGCTATTTTAAGTTTTTCCTGTGTTCTGAGACACACACCTGGTGTTTGTTCACCATCTCTGAGGGTGGTGTCGTAAACTGTGATTTTTTCCGGGAATTTTAAGTTAACAGATTTGTTATAAGGGCTTACAAAATATTTCAAAACATTACCACCTGTATTTTTAATATAAAATACAAATTTAACCCTTAATTTGCATTAAAAAGGATTAAAGTATTTTGATACATTTTTTAAAATGAATCCTCCTTAAAAATCATTTTATCAGATAGTTTATTGGACTATCATGGATTATTATTTTGATATAAATGTATTTTTCGTTTTGTATCTTAGCTACTCATCGGAGGGCTAATTCCGGTAGCCGGTGTTCAACCTTTTTCATACCTCATAATATAGTTTTTAAAACAGCAGTACATCAATAAATTTATAAAAAAAATAATTTTAATGGTTTAAATGAGCTCTAGAATATTACTGTGAATACTTTCAGTCAGTTTCCATTAATTCTAGGTACGAAGTTCTTTCAAAACCGTCATTTATTCCTATTTTTGAATAAGTCGCAAAGATCTCATTCAAAGCCTCTTGGGTGTCTTCACCTTCTTCGATTTCCTTTTCGATTTCCACAAAACTACCCACTTCCTGAACTTCATCCAGGGCCACCATTAACTCCCCCATAGTGTAGATAATCCGGTTTTTGCGAACAGTTGCCACTGGACGGAAACTGAGATTTTCAAAAATATCTGCCACTTTAAGTGAATCTTCCACTGCTACTTCAATTTCCTTCCGGGTTTTACTGATATTATCCATTTTTGGACCCTTGTAGGTGATATATATCTCTTCAGAATTTTCACTTCTAATTTTCCTTATTCTGAGAGCTTCATCAGTTTGGGCAAAGTCTCTATGTGGTGCATTAAAATATAAATCTTCTTGATATTCTTTTTTGACCCTACATGCTCCTATTCCAATCAGCCTTTCTTCTATTTTATTTAAATTAGGGGCATGTGCCTTAACTTCAACTTCTATCATGATAGACTCCTAAAGGGCATTATATTTTATTGTATGTTCATCCAACTCTTCTTTCTATTGAATTTCTTATGTAGATTTCAGCATCGGATATTTGGGTTAAATAATTATCAACCATGTTCTCAACCATTTCATAGGATTTTATTTTAGT is drawn from Methanobacterium petrolearium and contains these coding sequences:
- the fen gene encoding flap endonuclease-1; protein product: MGVKFKDIVSPEEISFNDLDGKVVALDAANVIYQFLSSIRQYDGTPLRDENGRVTSHFSGILYRTSSLIEKGIKPIYVFDGQSSALKKETQQKRAEVKKESEKKWKEALEEGRMEDARKYAVRSSRMSPEIVEGSKKLIKLMGIPYIQAKGEGEAQASYMVACGDAWCVASQDYDCMLFGAPRMVKNLTISGNQNNPEIIELGKILKTLDITREQLVDLAIMVGTDFNQGIKGIGAKKGLKLIKKHGNIFKILEALDIELDVDPTLLRDMFLKHEVESNYQLKWGNTEQQGIVDFLCGEHDFSEDRVLSAVGKLKKLESTQSSLEQWF
- a CDS encoding DUF2119 domain-containing protein; its protein translation is MEADFFKIIGENNPSRLFIGGLHGKEGLSTIHAIQTIENLDLKKGGLILCNMPASPYLSTLDPIYYLSMAGKNVIALIKEYKPEIYLELHCYRQNKKSKLTGPERMEISGVPGLVELEESVLIGSTSPLIRSVFFKLYDFPFILEMPCNPPSESLEVCHKIMKIAAKSSNRLEIMEKIGEIYPHQVERLKDYFDEFSHNFWPAFQELKKKTQKIDLNSYDELDELIREVVAEGNYDLNQVQIKQLSQAYVIFREYG
- a CDS encoding homocitrate synthase family protein produces the protein MKYFVSPYNKSVNLKFPEKITVYDTTLRDGEQTPGVCLRTQEKLKIARKLDELGLHQIEAGFPVVSQEENRSVKAIVAEDLDAQILVLSRTKKEDIDTAIDCDVDGIITFMGTSALHLKHKLRIDQDDALNICMNSIEHAKDHGLFVAFSAEDATRTDLDFLKNIYSRAELYGVDRVHIADTVGAISPQGMDYLVRELKKEINTEIALHCHNDFGMALSNCISGLLAGADAVSTTVNGIGERAGNTSLEEMVMTLLLIYGVDLGFDISTFYELSQLVEELTNMKVPYNKPIVGKNVFRHESGIHVDAVLEEPLTYEPFIPELIGHQRRIVLGKHSGCRAVKAKLDECGINVSRDELCEIVEKVKQKRERGKYINDDLFNEIVRSVRGPFRF
- a CDS encoding DUF2119 domain-containing protein, coding for MAFFKIIDKGMGITRLFLGGVHGKEGHSTIYALQEIRNDDVTSGKLVIHNCDESPYVSTLDPDYYQSRVGKEVLYLISSYHPKIYVEAHCYRNENYLKLTSPHRWTESKVPPLIELESGVLIGSASPLIRTSIFAKDDVCITLEMPCKPTKKTLDVYINVLRSIAASGSRDELEKRMMDLYPNQVETAKKYAKEFFGNYPPF
- the cyaB gene encoding class IV adenylate cyclase → MIEVEVKAHAPNLNKIEERLIGIGACRVKKEYQEDLYFNAPHRDFAQTDEALRIRKIRSENSEEIYITYKGPKMDNISKTRKEIEVAVEDSLKVADIFENLSFRPVATVRKNRIIYTMGELMVALDEVQEVGSFVEIEKEIEEGEDTQEALNEIFATYSKIGINDGFERTSYLELMETD
- the hacA gene encoding homoaconitase large subunit, with the protein product MNITEKILANAYGVKKVQPGEIIEARVDLAMTHDGTSTPTIHTFNKIAENVWDPDKIVIVFDHNVPANIIGSAEFQRIARDFAKKQGIKNIYTHGEGICHQVLPEEGFVKPGTVIVGADSHTCTYGAFGAFATGMGATDIAMVFATGKTWFMVPEAFKIEVQGTLRDHVAPKDLILHIISTIGSYGATYKSLEFSGPTIQNMGVPGRMTMCNMAVECGAKNGIMEPNSATLDFLKKRNVHDFQIFRSDEDSIYEKSYHFQVDDLEPQVACPHNVDNVYPVSQISGRTIDQAFIGSCTNGRLEDLRQAAGVLENAKVHQDVRLIVSPASRRIYQKAIAEGIIDTFLSAGAIIINPGCGPCLGAHMGALTAGEVCISTTNRNFVGRMGDPLSEVYLANPEVVAYSAIHGEISDPSE
- the ahcY gene encoding adenosylhomocysteinase, whose protein sequence is MPYKVKDMDLAPQGRKKIEWVQKHMPVLETIKKRFEKEKPFEGITIGSCLHLEPKTINLGLTLQAGGAEVAMTGCNPLSTQDDATAAGASLGLNMYGWREQTNEEYYQTINMVLDHKPDVIIDDGADMIFMLHKERRDALGKIRGACEETTTGIHRLKSMHADGALKFPVIAVNDAYTKYLFDNRYGTGQSTFDSIMGSTNILIAGKNVVVCGYGWCGRGIAMRADGLGANVIVTEIDPIRALEARMDGYRVMPVREAVKHADILITATGNIDIVTEEDFKVMKDGCIMANSGHFNVEINREDLDQLAVKQQNVKPDIEEFVMKDGRKVYLLAEGRLVNLAGERGQGHPAEIMDLSFAMQALSAKQLVETQMEIGVHKTPDESDMHVARLKLEAMGIEIDNLTERQEEYLEGWEEGT
- a CDS encoding chorismate--pyruvate lyase family protein produces the protein MDQKIFEGIQDIEQELGNLSSAQKILLATDGSVTTILDVLKGHVNIRTLVQEFRKADAETAFLLDVDEGATINYRVVVIEGKEPLIYAISLIPVERLDDDFREDLIRADIPIGRILRKHNIESRREIKTVSLEESDPEMVDIFKTNSPMLTRTYNIIHKDQVLVWLMETFPCDLFTD